From the genome of Blautia pseudococcoides, one region includes:
- a CDS encoding peptide deformylase: MIQKILKLGNPLLYEMSEEVTDADRIFIPQWVADLHDTLMDYRHTYGAGRAVAAPQIGIRKRLLYMYTDKPYVFINPALTFPDDQKYTLLDDCMSFPGLLVKVERYKRADISYLDVDFMPCTMHLEGDLSELLQHEYDHLDGILATMRAVDNKSFFMERMKRESVSNEKEEL, translated from the coding sequence ATGATTCAGAAAATTTTAAAGCTGGGAAACCCTCTGCTCTATGAAATGAGTGAGGAAGTTACGGACGCCGACAGAATATTTATCCCTCAATGGGTTGCGGACTTACACGACACACTCATGGATTACCGCCATACATACGGCGCAGGCCGGGCCGTGGCAGCCCCGCAGATTGGAATCCGCAAACGTCTGCTGTACATGTATACAGATAAACCCTATGTGTTTATAAACCCTGCCTTAACCTTTCCGGATGACCAAAAATATACCCTGCTGGATGACTGCATGTCTTTTCCGGGCCTTCTTGTAAAAGTAGAGCGTTATAAACGTGCGGATATCTCTTATCTGGATGTAGATTTCATGCCCTGCACCATGCACCTGGAAGGTGACTTGTCCGAACTTCTGCAGCATGAATACGACCATTTGGACGGCATACTGGCTACCATGCGGGCAGTTGATAACAAATCTTTCTTTATGGAACGGATGAAAAGAGAATCGGTAAGCAATGAAAAAGAGGAGCTATAA
- a CDS encoding AraC family transcriptional regulator, with product MESYIFNFSDYQDLNLLEIGDQQCTPLYSFGPYIRNEYIFHYVLSGKGYISYAPSTCSDNKILADISGSIKINAGEGFLFEPHSRHIYHADEKEPWHYVWILFKGLSVPQYLRACGLNHGTPVYRPKDYSAQTTTSIKEHLSAILQHPHASKAYIIGHLHLFFDTLIKNAAGSIKSGHTNIRIADLYISEAVRYIGAEYAAIRSLDEISNYCNVSRSHLTKLFRANLHMSLQEYLIQFRINKSLDLLASTNLPVFQIAYHVGYENELNFLRAFKKQMGVSPSTWRKQNKL from the coding sequence ATGGAAAGCTATATCTTTAATTTTAGTGATTATCAGGACTTAAATTTACTCGAAATTGGTGACCAGCAGTGTACCCCTCTATATTCTTTTGGTCCATACATCAGGAATGAATATATCTTCCATTATGTGCTTTCCGGAAAAGGTTATATCTCTTATGCGCCGTCTACCTGTTCTGACAATAAGATCCTGGCAGACATATCCGGCAGTATAAAAATCAATGCCGGGGAAGGCTTCCTGTTTGAACCCCATAGCCGGCACATATACCATGCGGATGAGAAGGAGCCGTGGCATTACGTCTGGATCCTTTTCAAGGGTCTGAGTGTTCCCCAGTATCTCAGGGCCTGCGGCCTCAACCACGGCACCCCTGTCTATCGTCCAAAAGATTACAGCGCCCAGACCACCACCAGCATAAAAGAACATCTGTCCGCCATCCTGCAGCATCCCCATGCTTCCAAGGCATATATCATCGGGCATCTGCATTTGTTTTTCGACACTCTCATAAAAAATGCGGCAGGCTCCATCAAATCCGGACACACCAATATCCGGATCGCCGATCTGTACATCTCGGAGGCTGTCCGGTACATAGGCGCGGAATACGCTGCTATCCGCTCCCTAGATGAAATATCCAACTATTGCAATGTGAGCAGGAGCCACCTGACAAAATTGTTCCGCGCCAACCTGCATATGTCCCTGCAGGAATATCTGATCCAGTTTCGGATCAATAAATCTCTGGACCTTCTGGCAAGCACCAATCTCCCGGTGTTCCAGATCGCTTACCATGTGGGATATGAAAATGAACTGAACTTTCTAAGAGCATTTAAAAAACAGATGGGAGTGTCACCCAGCACGTGGCGGAAACAGAATAAGCTTTAG